Part of the Acidimicrobiia bacterium genome is shown below.
CCGGATGAGCCCGCTCGACGCGATGTTCCTCCACCTCGAGGACGGCGTGAGTCACATGCACATCGCGTCGGTGCTGCTGCTCGACGGGCCACCGCCGAGCTACGACGAGTTCGCGTCGATGGTGGCCGGCAAGCTGTCGCTCGTCCCCCGGTATCGGCAGGTGGTGCGGTTCGTCCCGCTTCAGCTCGGCCGACCCGTGTGGGCGGACGACCCACACTTCAACCTCGCCTACCACGTTCGTCACACCGCGCTCCCGCCACCGGGAGACGAGGCCGACCTTCGCCGGCTCGTCGGGCGCGTCATGAGCCAGCAGCTGGATCGGACGAAGCCGTTGTGGGAGCTCTGGATGGTCGAAGGGCTCAGCGACGGCCGCTGGGCGCTGCTCGCAAAGACGCATCACAGCATGGTGGACGGGGTCTCAGGGACCGAGCTGCTGACGGTCATGTTCGACGTCGCTCCCGACGCCACGCCTCCCGCGACCGCCGACTGGGAGCCGGCTCCCCTGCCGTCAGGGGTGGCGCTGGCCGTCGACGCCGTGGCGACGATGGCTCGGAGCTCGGTCGAGCAGGTCCGCGCGCTTCGAGCCGCGAGCCGAGTCCCGCGTCAGGCGGTCGGGCAGCTGCGCGAGGTCTTGACCGGCCTCGCCGCCCTCGCCGGCATCGTCCCCCGCACGCCTCCGTCGAGCCTCAACGGATCGATCGGTCCGCACCGACGCTACGCGTGGGCGTCGACCACGGTCGAGGACATCAAGCGGATCCGGAAGAGCCTGGGCGGCACGTTCAACGACGTGATCCTGGCGGCCATCACGGCCGGCTTTCGGTCCTTGCTCGAGTCCCGGGGTGAGTCCACGGATCGCGTGATCCGAACCCTGGTTCCGGTGTCGGTGCGCGGGCGTGACCTGAGCGGACGAGCGGTCGGCGACGGCACCTTCGACAACCGGGTGTCGGCGATGTTCGCCGAGCTCCCGGTCGGCATCTCGGATCCGGTGGAGCGCCTCGAGCGGGTCAGCGCCCAGCTCGGCGGGCTGAAGGAGTCGAAGCAGGCGGTGGCCGGCGAGGCGCTGACGTCCCTGTCCGGCTTCGCCCCCCCGATCCTGCTCGCCCTCGGGACCCGTTTGGCGACCAAGGCCGCCCAGCGCAACGTCAACACGGTCACGACCAACGTGCCCGGACCTCAGCTCCCGCTGTACGTGCTCGGCCGACGGATGCGGACTGCGCTGCCGTACGTCCCGCTCGGCGTCCAGTGCCGGATCGGCGTGGCGATCTTCTCGTACGACGGCCACGTGACGTTCGGCGTGACCGGGGACTACGACACCGCTCCCGACATCGAGGTGCTCTGCAAGGGCATCGAAGCGGGGATGGCCGAGCTCCTCCGCGTGGCGGACTAACCAGCCCGCGGGCGCCCACGGCTGCTCGCCCTCGGCCCACGGTCCCGAGCCGCGGGCCTAGCGCTAGCCGCCCTGCAGGTCCGTCCTCAGCTGGACTTGGTTGCTCGGCTTGCAGTCGAAGGTTCCCGGCTTCGAGGGGTAGAGCCGTTTGAACTGCCCGTTCCGCAGCTGCATGATGAGGAAGCACGGCGACGGGATGTGCGCCGCGATGTTGGTCGGGCCCCACATCCCGTCCGCGTTGAAGCTCGTGACGGATCGCAGGGCACCGAGCAGGGCCTTGCGGGTGAGCGCGTTGTTGCCACCCTGCTTGACCACCGCGTTCACGGCATCCCGGAAGAGCACGGAGGCGATCCACGCGTAGGCGCCGAACCCATCGATCTTGTCCTGGCCGGCGAACTTGATGTAGTTCGCGAGCGTCTTGTTCTGCTTGGCCTCCTCGAAGGGAAGCTGCGCGAGCGTGACGTACTGACCCTCGACGTCGGGACCGCCTTGCTGGACGAACTTCTTGTCGTAGCAGGGCGAGAAGCAGTCCCAGACGACGGATTGGCGATTGATGCCCTGCAGGTCGGCTTCCTTTCGGAGGTACACCATCGCCGCGAACTGGCCGGTGCTGAGCGCGTAGTTCGAGCT
Proteins encoded:
- a CDS encoding wax ester/triacylglycerol synthase family O-acyltransferase, which encodes MALDRMSPLDAMFLHLEDGVSHMHIASVLLLDGPPPSYDEFASMVAGKLSLVPRYRQVVRFVPLQLGRPVWADDPHFNLAYHVRHTALPPPGDEADLRRLVGRVMSQQLDRTKPLWELWMVEGLSDGRWALLAKTHHSMVDGVSGTELLTVMFDVAPDATPPATADWEPAPLPSGVALAVDAVATMARSSVEQVRALRAASRVPRQAVGQLREVLTGLAALAGIVPRTPPSSLNGSIGPHRRYAWASTTVEDIKRIRKSLGGTFNDVILAAITAGFRSLLESRGESTDRVIRTLVPVSVRGRDLSGRAVGDGTFDNRVSAMFAELPVGISDPVERLERVSAQLGGLKESKQAVAGEALTSLSGFAPPILLALGTRLATKAAQRNVNTVTTNVPGPQLPLYVLGRRMRTALPYVPLGVQCRIGVAIFSYDGHVTFGVTGDYDTAPDIEVLCKGIEAGMAELLRVAD